The Xenopus laevis strain J_2021 chromosome 7S, Xenopus_laevis_v10.1, whole genome shotgun sequence genome includes a window with the following:
- the LOC121396625 gene encoding fish-egg lectin-like produces MLRFICLFLLYAGAIAELPCTVMPGKLKQLDAGNGEVYGVADDETIYFLHSNQWAQIEGRLTHVTVGPAGVWGVNKDNYIYRLKNYNWIEVSGLLKQIDAGGDIFISGANADDDIYCVNQDPNTFPANSLPYVHIEGKLKHYACGPLGCWGINSDNEIYYRNHVTPSSCKGTAWSKVEGSLIMVEVGTDGSVFGVNSEGSVYKRDGISPKNPRGTSWTQIDVFNSFKYVSYDAGFLWLISDNGRIFKCEYPESMLPNLL; encoded by the exons ATGTTGCGCTTCATCTGCCTATTCCTGCTCTATGCCGGAGCCATTGCAG AACTGCCATGTACAGTTATGCCTGGGAAGCTGAAGCAGTTGGACGCAGGCAATGGAGAAGTCTACGGGGTGGCAGATGATGAAACTATTTACTTCTTGCACTCAAACCAGTGGGCACAGATTGAAGGAAGGCTCACTCACGTGACTGTGGGACCAGCGGGAGTTTGGGGAGTCAACAAAGATAACTACATTTACAGGCTGAAGAATTACAACTGGATAGAAGTATCAG GACTTTTGAAGCAGATAGATGCTGGGGGTGATATATTCATCTCAGGAGCCAATGCAGACGATGACATTTACTGTGTGAACCAGGATCCAAACACCTTCCCTGCAAATTCCTTACCCTATGTCCACATTGAAGGGAAGCTGAAGCATTATGCCTGTGGTCCTCTTGGATGCTGGGGAATCAACAGTGACAATGAGATCTATTATCGCAACCATGTGACCCCAAGCTCATGCAAGGGTACAGCATGGAGTAAGGTGGAAGGCAGCCTGATCATGGTGGAGGTTGGAACTGATGGCTCAGTCTTTGGCGTCAACTCAGAAGGCTCAGTGTACAAAAG AGACGGGATCTCCCCCAAGAACCCCAGAGGAACATCATGGACTCAGATAGACGTCTTTAACAGCTTTAAGTACGTCAGCTACGATGCCGGGTTCCTGTGGCTCATTAGTGACAACGGACGCATTTTCAAATGCGAATATCCTGAATCCATGCTGCCCAATTTGTTATGA